The following are encoded together in the Tursiops truncatus isolate mTurTru1 chromosome 10, mTurTru1.mat.Y, whole genome shotgun sequence genome:
- the UBA3 gene encoding NEDD8-activating enzyme E1 catalytic subunit isoform X3, whose amino-acid sequence MADGEEPEKKRRRIEELLAEKMAVDGGCGDTGDWEGRWNHVKKFLERSGPFTHPDFEPSTESLQFLLDTCKVLVIGAGGLGCELLKNLALSGFRQIHVIDMDTIDVSNLNRQFLFRISYNCMWTGFCHSQKMDKWHADGGTEGFKGNARVILPGMTACVECTLELYPPQVNFPMCTIASMPRLPEHCIEYVRILQWPKEQPFGEGVPLDGDDPDHIQWIFQKSLERASQYNIRGITYRLTQGVVKRIIPAVASTNAVIAAVCATEVFKIATSAYIPLNNYLVFNDVDGLYTYTFEAERKENCPACSQLPQNIQFSPSAKLQEVLDYLTNSASLQMKSPAITATLEGKNRTLYLQSVTSIEERTRPNLSKTLKELGLVDGQELAVADVTTPQTVLFKLHFTS is encoded by the exons ATGGCGGATGGCGAGGAACC ggagaagaaaagaaggagaatagAGGAGCTGCTGGCTGAGAA AATGGCTGTTGATGGTGGGTGTGGGGACACTGGAGACTGGGAAGGTCGCTGGAACCATGTAAAGAAGTTCCTCGAGCGATCTGGACCCTTCACACACCCTGATTTCGAACCGAGCACTGAA TCTCTCCAGTTTTTGTTAGATACGTGTAAAGTTCTAGTCATTGGAGCTGGCGGCTTAGGATGTGAGCTCCTGAAAAATCTG GCCTTGTCTGGTTTTAGACAGATTCATGTTATAGACATGGACACTATAGATGTTTCCAATCTAAATAGGCAATTTTTATTTAG aatttcatataattgtATGTGGACTGGATTCTGTCATAGCCAGAAGATGGATAAATGGCATGCTG ATGGGGGGACAGAAGGTTTTAAAGGAAATGCCCGGGTGATTCTGCCTGGAATGACTGCTTGTGTTGAATGCACACTGGAACTGTACCCACCACAG GTTAATTTTCCTATGTGCACCATTGCATCGATGCCCAGGCTACCAGAACACTGTATTGAATATGTAAGGATATTGCAGTGGCCTAAGGAGCAGCCTTTTGGAG AAGGGGTTCCATTAGACGGCGATGATCCTGATCATATTCAGTGGATTTTCCAAAAATCCCTGGAGAGAGCATCACAATATAACATTAGGGGTATTACGTATAGACTCACTCAAG GGGTAGTAAAACGAATCATTCCTGCAGTAGCTTCCACAAATGCAGTCATTGCAG CTGTGTGTGCCACTGAGGTTTTTAAAATAGCCACAAG TGCATATATTCCCCTTAATAATTACTTGGTATTCAATGATGTAGATGGACTGTACACGTACACATTTGAAGCAGAGAGAAAG GAAAACTGCCCAGCTTGTAGCCAGCTTCCTCAAAACATTCAGTTTTCTCCATCAGCTAAACTGCAGGAGGTTTTGGATTATCTAACCAATAGTGCTTCTCT GCAGATGAAATCTCCAGCTATCACAGCCAcattagagggaaaaaatagaaCACTTTACTTACAG TCAGTAACCTCTATTGAAGAACGAACAAGGCCAAATCTCTCCAAGACATTGAAAG aattggGACTCGTTGATGGGCAAGAACTGGCAGTTGCTGATGTCACTACACCACAGACTGTACTGTTCAAACTTCATTTTACTTCTTAA
- the UBA3 gene encoding NEDD8-activating enzyme E1 catalytic subunit isoform X2, whose translation MADGEEPMAVDGGCGDTGDWEGRWNHVKKFLERSGPFTHPDFEPSTESLQFLLDTCKVLVIGAGGLGCELLKNLALSGFRQIHVIDMDTIDVSNLNRQFLFRPKDVGRPKAEVAAEFLNDRVPNCNVVPHFNKIQDFNDTFYRQFHIIVCGLDSVIARRWINGMLISLLNYEDGVLDPSSIVPLIDGGTEGFKGNARVILPGMTACVECTLELYPPQVNFPMCTIASMPRLPEHCIEYVRILQWPKEQPFGEGVPLDGDDPDHIQWIFQKSLERASQYNIRGITYRLTQGVVKRIIPAVASTNAVIAAVCATEVFKIATSAYIPLNNYLVFNDVDGLYTYTFEAERKENCPACSQLPQNIQFSPSAKLQEVLDYLTNSASLQMKSPAITATLEGKNRTLYLQSVTSIEERTRPNLSKTLKELGLVDGQELAVADVTTPQTVLFKLHFTS comes from the exons ATGGCGGATGGCGAGGAACC AATGGCTGTTGATGGTGGGTGTGGGGACACTGGAGACTGGGAAGGTCGCTGGAACCATGTAAAGAAGTTCCTCGAGCGATCTGGACCCTTCACACACCCTGATTTCGAACCGAGCACTGAA TCTCTCCAGTTTTTGTTAGATACGTGTAAAGTTCTAGTCATTGGAGCTGGCGGCTTAGGATGTGAGCTCCTGAAAAATCTG GCCTTGTCTGGTTTTAGACAGATTCATGTTATAGACATGGACACTATAGATGTTTCCAATCTAAATAGGCAATTTTTATTTAG GCCTAAAGATGTTGGAAGACCTAAGGCTGAAGTTGCTGCAGAATTTCTAAATGACAGAGTTCCTAATTGCAATGTAGTTCC ACATTTCAACAAGATTCAGGATTTTAACGACACTTTCTATCGAC aatttcatataattgtATGTGGACTGGATTCTGTCATAGCCAGAAGATGGATAAATGGCATGCTG ATATCTCTTCTAAATTATGAAGATGGTGTATTAGATCCAAGCTCCATTGTCCCTTTGATAGATGGGGGGACAGAAGGTTTTAAAGGAAATGCCCGGGTGATTCTGCCTGGAATGACTGCTTGTGTTGAATGCACACTGGAACTGTACCCACCACAG GTTAATTTTCCTATGTGCACCATTGCATCGATGCCCAGGCTACCAGAACACTGTATTGAATATGTAAGGATATTGCAGTGGCCTAAGGAGCAGCCTTTTGGAG AAGGGGTTCCATTAGACGGCGATGATCCTGATCATATTCAGTGGATTTTCCAAAAATCCCTGGAGAGAGCATCACAATATAACATTAGGGGTATTACGTATAGACTCACTCAAG GGGTAGTAAAACGAATCATTCCTGCAGTAGCTTCCACAAATGCAGTCATTGCAG CTGTGTGTGCCACTGAGGTTTTTAAAATAGCCACAAG TGCATATATTCCCCTTAATAATTACTTGGTATTCAATGATGTAGATGGACTGTACACGTACACATTTGAAGCAGAGAGAAAG GAAAACTGCCCAGCTTGTAGCCAGCTTCCTCAAAACATTCAGTTTTCTCCATCAGCTAAACTGCAGGAGGTTTTGGATTATCTAACCAATAGTGCTTCTCT GCAGATGAAATCTCCAGCTATCACAGCCAcattagagggaaaaaatagaaCACTTTACTTACAG TCAGTAACCTCTATTGAAGAACGAACAAGGCCAAATCTCTCCAAGACATTGAAAG aattggGACTCGTTGATGGGCAAGAACTGGCAGTTGCTGATGTCACTACACCACAGACTGTACTGTTCAAACTTCATTTTACTTCTTAA
- the UBA3 gene encoding NEDD8-activating enzyme E1 catalytic subunit isoform X1: MADGEEPEKKRRRIEELLAEKMAVDGGCGDTGDWEGRWNHVKKFLERSGPFTHPDFEPSTESLQFLLDTCKVLVIGAGGLGCELLKNLALSGFRQIHVIDMDTIDVSNLNRQFLFRPKDVGRPKAEVAAEFLNDRVPNCNVVPHFNKIQDFNDTFYRQFHIIVCGLDSVIARRWINGMLISLLNYEDGVLDPSSIVPLIDGGTEGFKGNARVILPGMTACVECTLELYPPQVNFPMCTIASMPRLPEHCIEYVRILQWPKEQPFGEGVPLDGDDPDHIQWIFQKSLERASQYNIRGITYRLTQGVVKRIIPAVASTNAVIAAVCATEVFKIATSAYIPLNNYLVFNDVDGLYTYTFEAERKENCPACSQLPQNIQFSPSAKLQEVLDYLTNSASLQMKSPAITATLEGKNRTLYLQSVTSIEERTRPNLSKTLKELGLVDGQELAVADVTTPQTVLFKLHFTS; this comes from the exons ATGGCGGATGGCGAGGAACC ggagaagaaaagaaggagaatagAGGAGCTGCTGGCTGAGAA AATGGCTGTTGATGGTGGGTGTGGGGACACTGGAGACTGGGAAGGTCGCTGGAACCATGTAAAGAAGTTCCTCGAGCGATCTGGACCCTTCACACACCCTGATTTCGAACCGAGCACTGAA TCTCTCCAGTTTTTGTTAGATACGTGTAAAGTTCTAGTCATTGGAGCTGGCGGCTTAGGATGTGAGCTCCTGAAAAATCTG GCCTTGTCTGGTTTTAGACAGATTCATGTTATAGACATGGACACTATAGATGTTTCCAATCTAAATAGGCAATTTTTATTTAG GCCTAAAGATGTTGGAAGACCTAAGGCTGAAGTTGCTGCAGAATTTCTAAATGACAGAGTTCCTAATTGCAATGTAGTTCC ACATTTCAACAAGATTCAGGATTTTAACGACACTTTCTATCGAC aatttcatataattgtATGTGGACTGGATTCTGTCATAGCCAGAAGATGGATAAATGGCATGCTG ATATCTCTTCTAAATTATGAAGATGGTGTATTAGATCCAAGCTCCATTGTCCCTTTGATAGATGGGGGGACAGAAGGTTTTAAAGGAAATGCCCGGGTGATTCTGCCTGGAATGACTGCTTGTGTTGAATGCACACTGGAACTGTACCCACCACAG GTTAATTTTCCTATGTGCACCATTGCATCGATGCCCAGGCTACCAGAACACTGTATTGAATATGTAAGGATATTGCAGTGGCCTAAGGAGCAGCCTTTTGGAG AAGGGGTTCCATTAGACGGCGATGATCCTGATCATATTCAGTGGATTTTCCAAAAATCCCTGGAGAGAGCATCACAATATAACATTAGGGGTATTACGTATAGACTCACTCAAG GGGTAGTAAAACGAATCATTCCTGCAGTAGCTTCCACAAATGCAGTCATTGCAG CTGTGTGTGCCACTGAGGTTTTTAAAATAGCCACAAG TGCATATATTCCCCTTAATAATTACTTGGTATTCAATGATGTAGATGGACTGTACACGTACACATTTGAAGCAGAGAGAAAG GAAAACTGCCCAGCTTGTAGCCAGCTTCCTCAAAACATTCAGTTTTCTCCATCAGCTAAACTGCAGGAGGTTTTGGATTATCTAACCAATAGTGCTTCTCT GCAGATGAAATCTCCAGCTATCACAGCCAcattagagggaaaaaatagaaCACTTTACTTACAG TCAGTAACCTCTATTGAAGAACGAACAAGGCCAAATCTCTCCAAGACATTGAAAG aattggGACTCGTTGATGGGCAAGAACTGGCAGTTGCTGATGTCACTACACCACAGACTGTACTGTTCAAACTTCATTTTACTTCTTAA